The following are encoded together in the Bombus fervidus isolate BK054 chromosome 10, iyBomFerv1, whole genome shotgun sequence genome:
- the LOC139991506 gene encoding cationic amino acid transporter 4 — protein sequence MPSVRRMILGHVMSGLCSKMNRTKKLQGDLLETPMKRCLSTFDITLLGVGHMVGAGIYVLTGTVAHGTAGPGVILSFLLAGIASLLAALCYAEFGARIPKAGSAYVYTYISVGEFWAFVIGWNIILEHMIGAASVARAWSGYVDSLAGGAISNYTRRIMHGYTMGEPLGTIPDFLAAGLCLAYAMLLALGVKCSATVNSLLTIVNLGVMGLVIGLGIYYAKLSNWSCENGGFLPYGFSGVLAGAATCFYAFVGFDSIATSGEEARDPSYSIPRATLFSMAIVTIGYVMVGAALTLVVPYWNINPTAALPEAFSSRGIPWAKYAISVGALCGMTTTLFGSLFSLPRTMYAMANDGLLFGFLGHVSERTQVPVLNLAISGSVSALIALLFDLQHLVEFMSIGTFLAYTIVSASVIILRYRPEKVTPPPSNAGTPSSLTSPPTEGADSNSDCNSVTSAESELLDLSEGTGKLTSRYVWLVNFLGNCKPGDAVTGSVMIYTAGCISLCYLLILISQTYFAPDWWDYFVLTNVVTLLIGSLIVISAHQQSPPTGKFRVPMVPIVPALSILFNVGLMFHLSLLTWLRFLVWMIVGMLIYFLYGIHYSKEAAGPNSYSILMATSEAGRGAKWGATLRVNQKSDKVPILNEEDFVH from the exons ATGCCATCGGTTCGCCGAATGATCCTCGGGCACGTTATGTCCGGCCTGTGTTCCAAAATGAATCGCACGAAAAAGCTTCAAGGTGATTTACTTGAAACTCCAATGAAAAGATGTCTTTCCACGTTCGATATTACGTTGCTTG gtGTTGGTCATATGGTTGGCGCTGGTATCTATGTTTTGACAGGAACGGTGGCTCATGGCACAGCCGGTCCAGGTGTAATCCTGAGCTTCCTGCTCGCTGGCATAGCTTCTTTATTAGCTGCGTTATGTTACGCTGAATTCGGTGCAAGAATTCCAAAAGCTGGTAGCGCATACGTTTACACCTACATCTCTGTCGGCGAATTCTGGGCTTTCGTAATTGGATGGAACATTATATTAGAGCATATGATCG GTGCGGCGTCCGTGGCCAGGGCATGGAGCGGATACGTTGATTCTCTGGCAGGAGGAGCAATCAGCAATTACACCCGCCGAATAATGCACGGGTACACAATGGGAGAGCCACTTGGAACTATACCAGATTTTTTAGCCGCTGGTCTATGTCTAGCTTACGCGATGTTGTTAGCATTGGGCGTCAAATGTTCGGCAACGGTTAATTCTTTGCTCACTATCGTAAATTTAGGCGTGATGGGGTTGGTAATCGGTCTGGGAATATATTATGCGAAACTTTCTAATTGGAGTTGTGAGAATGGAGGATTTTTGCCGTACGGATTCAGCGGTGTATTAGCAG GTGCCGCAACATGTTTCTACGCTTTCGTCGGCTTCGATTCTATAGCTACCTCTGGCGAAGAAGCGCGCGATCCTAGCTACAGTATACCACGAGCAACGCTATTTTCCATGGCAATCGTAACCATCGGGTACGTGATGGTCGGCGCCGCTTTAACTTTAGTCGTGCCGTATTGGAACATCAATCCAACAGCAGCGCTTCCCGAGGCTTTCTCATCGAGAGGAATACCATGGGCGAAATACGCGATAAG TGTTGGGGCTTTGTGCGGAATGACGACGACTCTCTTCGGATCCCTGTTTTCATTGCCACGGACGATGTATGCCATGGCGAACGATGGTCTACTCTTTGGCTTTCTGGGCCACGTTAGCGAGCGCACTCAAGTTCCGGTTCTCAACTTGGCTATCAGCGGCTCTGTCAGTGCCTTAATCGCCTTGCTCTTCGACCTTCAACATCTAGTTGAATTTATGTCTATCGGTACTTTCTTGGCCTATACCATCGTTTCAGCGAGCGTAATTATCTTGAGATATCGTCCTGAGAAAGTTACGCCGCCGCCATCGAACGCTGGTACACCGAGCAGTTTGACATCGCCTCCTACCGAGGGTGCGGATTCCAACAGCGACTGTAACAGCGTCACGTCCGCCGAATCCGAg CTCTTAGATCTGAGCGAGGGCACTGGCAAACTTACGTCACGTTACGTTTGGCTGGTGAATTTCCTGGGCAACTGCAAGCCTGGAGATGCGGTCACTGGTTCCGTAATGATTTATACGGCAGGTTGCATTTCTTTATGTTATCTGTTAATACTGATATCTCAAACGTATTTTGCACCAGACTGGTGGGACTACTTCGTTCTGACAAACGTTGTTACGTTACTGATTGGCA GTCTTATCGTCATCTCTGCGCACCAACAAAGTCCACCTACTGGTAAATTCCGCGTACCTATGGTACCTATAGTACCAGCTCTGAGTATCTTATTCAACGTTGGGCTAATGTTTCACTTGTCGCTTTTAACGTGGCTACGATTTCTTGTGTGGATGATAGTCG GAATGTTAATATACTTCCTGTATGGCATTCACTACAGTAAAGAAGCAGCGGGTCCAAATTCGTACTCGATCTTAATGGCGACTTCGGAAGCTGGTCGGGGTGCGAAATGGGGAGCGACGTTACGGGTTAATCAGAAAAGCGATAAAGTTCCGATCTTAAACGAGGAAGATTTCGTACATTAG